The Streptomyces laurentii genome contains a region encoding:
- a CDS encoding chloramphenicol 3-O phosphotransferase (ATP binding site [chemical binding];~Chloramphenicol (Cm) binding site [chemical binding];~Chloramphenicol phosphotransferase-like protein; pfam07931;~P-loop motif;~catalytic residue [active];~chloramphenicol 3-O phosphotransferase [Streptomyces cattleya NRRL 8057 = DSM46488];~identified by MetaGeneAnnotator; putative) encodes MIILNGGSSAGKSGIVRCLQAVLPDPWLAFGVDSFVDALPAKLRNGEGGIEFAADGGIEVGPEFRTLEAAWTTGIVAMARAGARIVVDDVFLGGAASQERWRKDLDGVDVLWVGVRCDSAVAAGREIARGDRVTGMAAGQADLVHRGVTYDVEVDTTRAESLECARAIATHVR; translated from the coding sequence ATGATCATCCTCAACGGCGGCTCCAGCGCGGGCAAGTCCGGCATCGTCCGCTGCCTCCAAGCCGTGCTCCCCGACCCGTGGCTGGCGTTCGGCGTCGACTCCTTCGTCGACGCGCTGCCCGCGAAGCTGCGGAACGGGGAGGGCGGGATCGAGTTCGCGGCCGACGGCGGCATCGAGGTCGGCCCGGAGTTCCGGACCCTGGAGGCGGCCTGGACCACGGGCATCGTGGCCATGGCCCGGGCCGGCGCCCGCATCGTCGTGGACGACGTGTTCCTCGGCGGTGCCGCCTCCCAGGAGCGCTGGCGGAAGGACCTCGACGGGGTCGACGTGCTCTGGGTCGGAGTCCGCTGCGACAGTGCGGTCGCGGCCGGCCGGGAGATCGCCCGCGGGGACCGCGTCACGGGCATGGCCGCCGGCCAGGCGGACCTCGTCCACCGGGGCGTCACCTACGACGTGGAGGTGGACACCACCCGCGCCGAGTCCCTGGAGTGCGCGCGGGCCATCGCCACCCACGTCCGCTGA
- a CDS encoding hypothetical protein (Hypothetical protein XNR_4597 [Streptomyces albus J1074];~S-adenosylmethionine binding site [chemical binding];~S-adenosylmethionine-dependent methyltransferases (SAM or AdoMet-MTase), class I; AdoMet-MTases are enzymes that use S-adenosyl-L-methionine (SAM or AdoMet) as a substrate for methyltransfer, creating the product S-adenosyl-L-homocysteine (AdoHcy); cd02440;~identified by MetaGeneAnnotator; putative): protein MTDAIDTTARTARTARTSDTGKDTAPPRFGAGLTFHGPLSETRATRIVSRLAAPAPGTVLDIGCGWGELMLRVLAETPGARGTGIDIDAGDLAHGRTLAAARGLADRVEYAEEPGHGTTRAAADTVLCVGSSQALLDPDQPHDVAAALRELRRLVRPGGRVLLAEGFWERVPTAAELARMWPGAASFDHCTLAGLVDLAVEAGFRTAWVETATRDEWEEFESGYRHAVEVWLATHPDHPLAAETRERVDRQRSAWLGYRGILGIAYLTLVPVG from the coding sequence ATGACCGACGCGATCGACACCACCGCCCGGACCGCCCGCACCGCCCGCACCTCCGACACCGGCAAGGACACCGCCCCGCCGCGCTTCGGCGCCGGACTCACCTTCCACGGCCCGCTCTCCGAGACCCGGGCCACCCGGATCGTCTCCCGCCTCGCCGCGCCCGCGCCCGGCACCGTTCTCGACATCGGCTGCGGCTGGGGCGAGTTGATGCTGCGCGTCCTCGCCGAGACCCCCGGCGCCCGGGGCACCGGGATCGACATCGACGCCGGCGACCTCGCCCACGGCCGCACCCTCGCCGCCGCGCGCGGGCTCGCCGACCGCGTCGAGTACGCCGAGGAGCCCGGCCACGGCACCACCCGCGCCGCCGCCGACACCGTGCTGTGCGTCGGCTCCAGCCAGGCCCTGCTCGACCCCGACCAGCCCCACGACGTGGCCGCCGCCCTGCGCGAACTGCGCCGTCTGGTACGTCCCGGCGGCCGTGTGCTGCTCGCCGAGGGCTTCTGGGAGCGCGTTCCGACCGCCGCCGAACTCGCCCGGATGTGGCCCGGCGCCGCGTCCTTTGACCACTGCACCCTCGCCGGGCTGGTGGACCTGGCGGTCGAGGCGGGCTTCCGTACCGCGTGGGTCGAGACGGCGACCCGCGACGAATGGGAGGAGTTCGAGTCCGGCTACCGGCACGCCGTCGAGGTCTGGCTCGCCACCCACCCCGATCACCCGCTCGCGGCCGAGACCCGCGAACGCGTCGACCGCCAGCGCTCGGCCTGGCTCGGCTACCGGGGCATCCTCGGCATCGCCTACCTGACCCTGGTCCCGGTGGGCTGA
- a CDS encoding regulatory protein (FGGY family of carbohydrate kinases, N-terminal domain; cl09121;~Transcriptional regulator/sugar kinase [Transcription / Carbohydrate transportand metabolism]; COG1940;~identified by MetaGeneAnnotator; putative;~regulatory protein [Streptomyces lividans TK24]): MNGKATTTRTRLDRGRGALGPALELVHTGRAPTRAVLTAELGVTRATAGAVAAELEALGLIRVDSNPGAAAGSQGRPSHRLSVAEDGPVALAAQVHADGFRAALVSLGGTIVATAPGCVTVSADPAQVLGAVVDAGVELLRASGRRCVGAALAAPSAVAEPEGIALKPLHLAWPAGAPVGEIFAERVRAAGIDGPAFTGNDVNLAALAEHRHGAGRGARDLLCVATGHRGVGGALVLDGRLHTGSSGLALEVGHLTVNPEGRPCHCGARGCLDVETDPLAFLTAAGRAPGPEVSLLQQSRDLLRDQPDDPGVRAAAEELIDRLGLGLAGLVNILNPDRIILGGLHRELLDADGDRLRAVVADRSLWGRSGGVPILPCTLDHNSLVGAAELAWQPVLDDPLKALGAAASGD, from the coding sequence ATGAACGGCAAGGCGACGACGACCCGCACACGGCTGGACAGGGGGCGCGGCGCGCTCGGACCCGCGCTGGAGCTGGTCCACACAGGCCGGGCACCCACGCGCGCCGTGCTGACCGCCGAGCTCGGGGTCACCCGGGCCACCGCCGGAGCCGTCGCCGCCGAGCTGGAGGCACTCGGCCTCATCCGCGTCGACTCCAATCCGGGCGCCGCCGCCGGTTCCCAGGGCCGCCCCTCGCACCGTCTCTCCGTCGCCGAGGACGGGCCGGTGGCGCTCGCCGCCCAGGTCCACGCCGACGGCTTCCGCGCCGCGCTGGTCTCCCTCGGCGGCACCATCGTCGCCACCGCCCCCGGCTGCGTCACCGTCTCCGCCGACCCCGCCCAGGTCCTCGGCGCCGTGGTCGACGCCGGAGTCGAGCTGCTGCGGGCTTCCGGGCGCCGCTGCGTCGGCGCGGCGCTCGCCGCGCCCTCCGCGGTGGCCGAGCCCGAGGGGATCGCCCTCAAACCGCTGCACCTCGCCTGGCCGGCCGGTGCGCCGGTGGGCGAGATCTTCGCCGAGCGGGTACGGGCCGCCGGCATCGACGGCCCCGCCTTCACCGGCAACGACGTCAACCTCGCCGCCCTCGCCGAACACCGGCACGGCGCCGGCCGCGGCGCCCGCGACCTGCTCTGCGTGGCGACCGGCCACCGCGGGGTCGGCGGCGCGCTCGTCCTCGACGGCCGTCTGCACACCGGCAGCTCGGGCCTCGCCCTCGAAGTCGGCCACCTCACCGTCAACCCCGAGGGCCGCCCCTGCCACTGCGGCGCCCGCGGCTGCCTCGACGTCGAGACCGACCCGCTCGCCTTCCTCACCGCCGCGGGCCGCGCCCCCGGCCCCGAGGTCTCCCTCCTCCAGCAGTCCCGCGACCTGCTGCGCGACCAGCCGGACGACCCCGGGGTGCGCGCCGCGGCCGAGGAACTGATCGACCGGCTCGGCCTCGGCCTGGCCGGGCTCGTGAACATCCTCAACCCCGACCGGATCATCCTCGGCGGTCTCCATCGCGAACTCCTCGACGCCGACGGGGACCGGCTGCGCGCCGTCGTCGCCGACCGCAGCCTGTGGGGCCGCAGCGGCGGGGTCCCGATCCTGCCCTGCACCCTCGACCACAACAGTCTGGTCGGCGCCGCCGAACTCGCCTGGCAGCCGGTCCTCGACGACCCCCTAAAAGCGTTGGGAGCCGCGGCGTCCGGCGACTAG
- a CDS encoding hypothetical protein (identified by MetaGeneAnnotator; putative;~sequence version:1) gives MDTTSTVSTGTHIDALEAAGTALVEAAATAGLDAEVATCPGWRVRHLLRHMTKVHRWAAATVSGRRTSYHPAGADTELDGDALLAYVREGHALLVDALRDAPEDLECWTFLPVPSPLAFWARRQAYETIVHRADAASALGPLDAPGLVDPALAADGIDELLSVFHSHDLSHVRTERPRTLRVRATDTGRVWSVRLSPRAPLVLPSTEGPADCELCGPTGRLFLLLWNRLPQDAVTVTGDTSLARLWREKSPLDGSRRD, from the coding sequence ATGGACACCACGAGCACCGTGAGTACCGGCACCCACATCGACGCGCTCGAAGCGGCGGGCACGGCACTCGTCGAGGCCGCCGCGACGGCGGGTCTCGACGCGGAGGTCGCCACCTGCCCCGGCTGGCGGGTCCGCCATCTGCTGCGGCACATGACGAAGGTCCACCGCTGGGCCGCCGCCACCGTGTCCGGGCGCCGCACCTCGTACCACCCGGCCGGCGCCGACACGGAGCTCGACGGCGACGCGCTCCTCGCGTACGTCCGCGAGGGCCACGCCCTGCTGGTCGACGCCCTGCGCGACGCACCGGAGGACCTGGAGTGCTGGACGTTCCTGCCGGTGCCGTCGCCGCTCGCGTTCTGGGCGCGGCGGCAGGCGTACGAGACGATCGTGCACCGGGCCGACGCCGCGTCGGCGCTCGGTCCCCTGGACGCGCCCGGCCTCGTGGATCCCGCGCTCGCCGCCGACGGCATCGACGAGCTGCTGTCCGTCTTCCACTCCCACGACCTCAGCCACGTGCGCACGGAGCGGCCGCGCACGCTGCGGGTCCGCGCCACGGACACCGGCCGCGTTTGGAGCGTACGGCTCTCCCCGCGAGCGCCGCTCGTCCTGCCGTCCACCGAAGGACCCGCCGACTGCGAGCTGTGCGGACCGACCGGCCGGCTCTTCCTGCTGTTGTGGAACCGGCTGCCGCAGGACGCCGTGACCGTCACCGGCGACACTTCCCTGGCCCGGCTGTGGCGGGAGAAGTCACCCCTCGACGGGTCCCGGCGGGACTGA
- a CDS encoding two-component system response regulator (C-terminal DNA-binding domain of LuxR-like proteins. This domain contains a helix-turn-helix motif and binds DNA. Proteins belonging to this group are response regulators; some act as transcriptional activators, others as transcriptional repressors. Many...; cd06170;~DNA binding residues [nucleotide binding];~Response regulator containing a CheY-like receiver domain and an HTH DNA-binding domain [Signal transduction mechanisms / Transcription]; COG2197;~Signal receiver domain; originally thought to be unique to bacteria (CheY, OmpR, NtrC, and PhoB), now recently identified in eukaroytes ETR1 Arabidopsis thaliana; this domain receives the signal from the sensor partner in a two-component systems; cd00156;~dimerization interface [polypeptide binding];~identified by MetaGeneAnnotator; putative;~intermolecular recognition site;~phosphorylation site [posttranslational modification];~two-component system response regulator [Amycolatopsis mediterranei U32]), giving the protein MIRVVLADDQSLVRAGFRALLDAQPDIEVAGEAADGEEAVDRVRELRPDVVLMDIRMPRRDGLAATRLITEDPDLGTVRVVMLTTFELDEYVFEALRNGASGFLVKDTEPDELLRAVRTVVDGDALLSPGVTRRLIEEFAARSRPPAATGVSSLDRLTGREREVMALVGLGLSNEEIARRLVVSPLTAKTHVSRTMVKLGARDRAQLVVLAYESGLVRPGWLG; this is encoded by the coding sequence GTGATCCGCGTCGTGCTCGCCGACGACCAGTCGCTCGTCCGGGCCGGGTTCCGCGCCCTGCTCGACGCCCAGCCGGACATCGAGGTGGCGGGCGAGGCCGCCGACGGCGAGGAGGCCGTGGACCGGGTCCGCGAACTGCGCCCGGACGTCGTCCTGATGGACATCCGCATGCCGCGCCGGGACGGTCTCGCCGCCACCCGTCTGATCACCGAGGACCCGGACCTCGGCACGGTGAGGGTGGTCATGCTGACCACCTTCGAACTCGACGAGTACGTCTTCGAGGCCCTGCGCAACGGCGCCTCCGGCTTCCTCGTCAAGGACACCGAACCTGACGAACTGCTGCGCGCCGTACGGACGGTGGTCGACGGCGACGCGCTGCTGTCGCCCGGTGTGACCCGCCGGCTCATCGAGGAGTTCGCCGCCCGCTCCCGGCCGCCGGCCGCGACGGGCGTGTCGTCCCTCGACCGGCTCACCGGGCGCGAACGGGAGGTGATGGCCCTCGTCGGACTCGGCCTGTCCAACGAGGAGATCGCCCGCCGCCTCGTCGTCAGCCCGCTCACCGCGAAGACCCACGTGAGCCGCACCATGGTGAAGCTCGGCGCCCGTGACCGCGCCCAACTCGTCGTCCTCGCCTACGAGTCGGGCCTGGTCCGGCCCGGCTGGCTCGGCTGA
- a CDS encoding two component system sensor kinase (Histidine kinase-like ATPases; This family includes several ATP-binding proteins for example: histidine kinase, DNA gyrase B, topoisomerases, heat shock protein HSP90, phytochrome-like ATPases and DNA mismatch repair proteins; cl00075;~Histidine kinase; pfam07730;~identified by MetaGeneAnnotator; putative;~truncated CDS;~two component system sensor kinase [Streptomyces lividans TK24]) — translation MWEPGDGLPWRSTLVLAVFVLVGTGFAAREQPDRVTLDALGRALLLLGSAALLLRHRHPAPVVSGVSAATLAYLAAGYPYGPVFATVVVACFAAVVHGHRRAAWWALGLLWAGHLLLVHWLYRYLPPPGDGPASWGLELPVAAFVAAVLAASELVRVRREQAARDRAGQEAAERRRADEERLRIARELHDVLAHSLSVIHVQAGVGLALLDADPGQARTALTTIKAASKEALGEVRQVLDTLRAPGAAPRTPAPGLDRLPELVDQAGAAGLAVRVERRGRERRLPPGTELAAFRVVQEALTNVVRHSGSRTAVVTLDYRPGALGLRVDDDGPATGGDAGGSGNGLVGMRERAAALGGTLEAGTRPDGGFRVSAVLPVRSGDQSVRRPADGPPVRGAAPPRDPAGPERPPAPPEESP, via the coding sequence GTGTGGGAGCCGGGCGACGGGCTGCCCTGGCGTTCCACACTCGTCCTCGCCGTCTTCGTCCTCGTCGGTACGGGCTTCGCCGCCCGCGAGCAGCCCGACCGCGTCACCCTCGACGCCCTCGGCCGCGCGCTGCTCCTGCTCGGTTCCGCCGCCCTGTTGCTCCGCCACCGCCATCCCGCCCCGGTCGTCTCCGGCGTCTCGGCCGCGACCCTGGCCTACCTCGCGGCGGGCTACCCGTACGGCCCCGTCTTCGCGACGGTCGTCGTCGCCTGCTTCGCCGCCGTCGTGCACGGCCACCGGCGGGCCGCCTGGTGGGCGCTCGGCCTGCTGTGGGCCGGGCACCTGCTGCTCGTCCACTGGCTCTACCGCTATCTGCCGCCCCCGGGCGACGGCCCCGCCTCATGGGGCCTGGAACTCCCCGTCGCCGCCTTCGTCGCCGCCGTCCTCGCCGCCTCCGAACTCGTCCGGGTCCGCCGCGAGCAGGCGGCGCGCGACCGCGCCGGACAGGAAGCCGCCGAACGCCGCCGGGCCGACGAGGAACGGCTGCGGATCGCCCGCGAACTCCACGACGTCCTCGCCCACTCCCTCTCCGTGATCCATGTCCAGGCCGGCGTCGGCCTCGCCCTGCTCGACGCGGACCCCGGCCAGGCCCGTACGGCCCTCACCACCATAAAGGCGGCCAGCAAGGAGGCCCTGGGCGAGGTCCGGCAGGTGCTCGACACCCTGCGCGCCCCCGGTGCCGCGCCGCGCACCCCCGCGCCGGGCCTCGACCGGCTCCCCGAACTCGTCGACCAGGCCGGAGCCGCCGGCCTCGCCGTACGGGTCGAGCGGAGGGGCCGCGAACGGCGGCTGCCGCCCGGCACCGAACTGGCCGCGTTCCGGGTCGTGCAGGAGGCGCTGACCAACGTGGTGCGGCACTCCGGTTCCCGTACCGCCGTCGTCACCCTCGACTACCGGCCCGGCGCGCTCGGCCTGCGAGTCGACGACGACGGCCCGGCCACCGGCGGGGACGCGGGCGGCAGCGGCAACGGACTCGTCGGCATGCGGGAGCGCGCCGCCGCCCTCGGCGGCACGCTCGAGGCGGGCACCCGGCCGGACGGCGGCTTCCGGGTGTCGGCGGTCCTGCCCGTACGCTCGGGCGATCAGTCGGTACGGCGCCCGGCCGACGGTCCGCCGGTACGCGGCGCCGCGCCGCCCCGCGATCCCGCCGGCCCCGAACGGCCGCCCGCCCCACCCGAGGAGTCCCCGTGA
- a CDS encoding tetR-family transcriptional regulator (Helix-turn-helix domains; cl00088;~TetR-family transcriptional regulator [Streptomyces albus J1074];~identified by MetaGeneAnnotator; putative), with translation MTTVQGARARARIEITAAIKDAARRQLADEGAAKLSLRAVARELGMVSSALYRYFPSRDDLLTALIIDAYDAVGAAAEEAHATAEAAAPHAHLARWTAVCRAVRAWALAHPHEYALLYGSPVPGYAAPKDTIGPASRVGLVLMATARAAHRDKGVAPPPLPAALRPEAERLTADFAPDLPPELMGALVASWSQLFGLISFELFGQFDRVVEDRDTFFAVAAERLGRETGLLPRP, from the coding sequence ATGACGACCGTCCAGGGAGCCCGCGCCCGCGCGCGGATCGAGATCACCGCCGCCATCAAGGACGCGGCCCGCCGCCAGCTCGCCGACGAGGGCGCCGCCAAGCTCTCGCTGCGCGCCGTCGCCCGCGAGCTCGGCATGGTCTCCTCCGCGCTCTACCGCTATTTCCCCAGCCGCGACGACCTGCTGACCGCGCTGATCATCGACGCCTACGACGCTGTCGGCGCCGCCGCCGAAGAGGCCCACGCCACCGCCGAGGCCGCGGCCCCGCACGCCCATCTCGCCCGCTGGACCGCCGTCTGCCGCGCCGTCCGCGCCTGGGCCCTCGCGCACCCCCACGAGTACGCCCTCCTCTACGGCTCCCCGGTCCCCGGCTACGCCGCGCCGAAGGACACCATCGGACCCGCCTCCCGCGTCGGCCTCGTCCTCATGGCCACCGCCCGCGCCGCCCACCGCGACAAGGGCGTCGCCCCGCCCCCGCTCCCCGCCGCCCTGCGCCCCGAGGCCGAACGCCTCACCGCCGACTTCGCGCCCGATCTGCCGCCGGAACTCATGGGGGCCCTGGTGGCCTCCTGGTCCCAGCTCTTCGGGCTGATCTCCTTCGAGCTCTTCGGCCAGTTCGACCGGGTCGTCGAGGACCGGGACACGTTCTTCGCGGTGGCCGCCGAACGCCTCGGCCGCGAGACGGGACTGCTGCCGCGCCCCTGA
- a CDS encoding hypothetical protein (DUF385 domain containing protein [Streptomyces albus J1074];~Domain of unknown function (DUF385); cl04387;~identified by MetaGeneAnnotator; putative) — protein MASQQPYYRQGSPLTIRLNSLVGRLARHGISLLGTAELSVPGRKSGRPQRIPVNPYRHRGAQYLVSARGHSQWVRNMRAAGAGELRVGRTVRHFTAAEIPDAERVEVLRGYLKRWGWEVGPYFQGVTARSTDAELLAAAPDHPVFRITTTRNA, from the coding sequence ATGGCGTCGCAGCAGCCCTACTACCGCCAGGGCAGCCCGCTCACGATCCGGCTCAACAGCCTCGTCGGCCGGCTGGCCCGCCACGGCATCAGCCTGCTCGGCACCGCCGAGCTGTCCGTCCCCGGACGCAAGAGCGGTCGCCCGCAGCGCATCCCCGTCAACCCGTACCGCCACCGGGGCGCGCAGTACCTGGTCTCGGCCCGCGGCCACTCCCAGTGGGTCCGCAACATGCGAGCGGCCGGCGCCGGCGAACTGCGCGTCGGCCGCACGGTCCGCCATTTCACCGCTGCCGAGATCCCGGACGCCGAGAGGGTGGAGGTGCTGCGCGGCTACCTGAAGCGCTGGGGCTGGGAGGTCGGCCCGTACTTCCAGGGCGTGACCGCCCGTTCCACCGACGCCGAGCTCCTGGCGGCCGCCCCCGACCACCCCGTCTTCCGGATCACCACCACCCGGAACGCGTGA
- a CDS encoding hydrogenase (geranylgeranyl reductase family; TIGR02032;~hydrogenase [Streptomyces cattleya NRRL 8057 = DSM46488];~identified by MetaGeneAnnotator; putative), which translates to MSSENADAGAAADGAAGARETGPDGGQPVWDVVVVGAGPAGASAAYAAAVAGRKVLLLEKAELPRYKTCGGGIIGPSRDALPPGFELPLSDRVHAVTFQLDGRFPRTRRSRRMLFGLVNRPEFDARLVEHAQKAGAELRTGAAVSRVEQHGPAVPDRRTVAVVLADGETVLARAVVGADGSAGRIGAHVGVKLGQVDLGLEAEIPVPRSVAEDWKGRVLIDWGPLPGSYGWVFPKGDTLTVGVISARGEGAATKRYLEDFIARLGLAGFEPAISSGHLTRCRTDDSPLSRGRVLVCGDAAGLLEPWTREGISFALRSGRLAGEWAVRIAESGDAVDARRQALNYAFAIKAGLGVEMAVGRRMLSVFERRPGLLHAAITTLRPAWRAFADITRGTTTLAGLVRGGGIAHRALEMLDRRIDTSAGVGPAGRGVTPRGDKEAEPEQPEQSEKPEKPEKPEKPEQSEKPEQPVRDARDARDARDGDASAAPDAS; encoded by the coding sequence GTGAGCAGCGAGAACGCAGACGCCGGAGCGGCAGCGGACGGAGCGGCCGGAGCGCGGGAGACGGGCCCGGACGGCGGACAGCCGGTGTGGGACGTGGTCGTGGTCGGCGCGGGACCCGCCGGGGCCTCGGCGGCCTACGCGGCAGCCGTCGCCGGCCGGAAGGTCCTGCTCTTGGAGAAGGCCGAACTGCCCCGCTACAAGACCTGTGGCGGTGGCATCATCGGCCCCTCGCGCGACGCGCTGCCGCCCGGCTTCGAACTGCCGTTGAGCGACCGCGTGCACGCCGTCACCTTCCAGCTGGACGGCCGCTTCCCGCGCACCCGCCGCTCCCGGCGCATGCTCTTCGGCCTGGTCAACCGGCCCGAGTTCGACGCCCGCCTGGTCGAGCACGCGCAGAAGGCGGGCGCCGAGCTGCGGACCGGAGCCGCCGTCAGCCGGGTCGAGCAGCACGGCCCGGCCGTGCCCGACCGCCGTACCGTCGCCGTGGTCCTCGCCGACGGCGAGACCGTGCTCGCCCGCGCCGTCGTCGGGGCCGACGGCAGCGCCGGCCGGATAGGCGCCCACGTCGGCGTCAAGCTCGGCCAGGTCGACCTCGGCCTGGAGGCCGAGATCCCGGTGCCGCGGTCCGTGGCGGAGGACTGGAAGGGCCGGGTCCTCATCGACTGGGGGCCGCTGCCGGGCAGTTACGGCTGGGTCTTCCCCAAGGGCGACACGCTGACCGTGGGCGTCATCTCGGCGCGCGGCGAAGGCGCCGCCACCAAGCGGTACCTGGAGGACTTCATCGCCCGGCTCGGGCTCGCCGGCTTCGAACCGGCCATCTCCTCCGGCCACCTGACCCGCTGCCGCACCGACGACTCGCCGCTCTCCCGCGGCCGGGTGCTGGTCTGCGGTGACGCGGCCGGTCTGCTGGAGCCGTGGACCCGTGAGGGCATCTCGTTCGCGCTGCGCTCGGGCCGGCTCGCGGGCGAGTGGGCGGTCCGGATAGCCGAGTCGGGCGACGCGGTCGACGCGCGCCGGCAGGCACTGAACTACGCCTTCGCCATCAAGGCCGGGCTGGGTGTGGAGATGGCGGTCGGACGGCGGATGCTCTCCGTGTTCGAGCGCCGGCCGGGGCTTCTGCATGCGGCGATCACCACCCTGCGGCCGGCCTGGCGGGCGTTCGCGGACATCACCCGCGGGACGACGACCCTGGCCGGGCTCGTCCGCGGCGGCGGCATCGCGCACCGCGCGCTGGAGATGCTCGACCGCCGGATCGACACCTCGGCGGGCGTGGGCCCGGCGGGGCGGGGCGTCACGCCGCGCGGCGACAAGGAGGCGGAGCCGGAGCAGCCCGAGCAGTCGGAGAAGCCGGAGAAGCCGGAGAAGCCGGAGAAGCCCGAGCAGTCAGAGAAGCCGGAGCAGCCGGTGCGGGACGCGCGAGACGCCCGGGACGCGCGGGACGGGGACGCGTCCGCGGCGCCCGACGCCTCCTGA